From a region of the Lactuca sativa cultivar Salinas chromosome 4, Lsat_Salinas_v11, whole genome shotgun sequence genome:
- the LOC111906811 gene encoding GDSL esterase/lipase At5g42170: MLHSIDKVILFCIYALLHLCSSEGKINKQEIVSVSALLTFGDSFVDQGNNNYNAAIGKANYLPYGKDFMGGKPTGRFSNGKSLPDFFVEGLGVKEYLPAYLDPFLQDDDLLTGVSFASGGSGYDPVTPRFSSAIPLSDQLNLFKQYIGKLETKVGEEAAMDIITNSVFLVVASTNDLIITFPLRGILTDATEYDTMLTNLTLSFVQDLYKLGARKIAVFSAPPVGCFPLERTLFGGVLRMCVENLNVAARLYNNMLKQQLPILESNLPQSRVAFVDFYNPLIDIINNPQKYGLENTNRGCCGTGLVEVIYLCNKLSRTCPDDSKFLFWDSIHLSEIGCNIFANQSLPGLVGSLF; this comes from the exons atgcTTCATTCAATTGATAAGGTGATTCTGTTTTGTATATATGCTCTCCTTCATTTATGTAGCAGTGAAGGAAAAATAAATAAGCAAGAAATTGTATCCGTGTCGGCGTTGCTAACATTCGGGGACTCCTTCGTTGATCAAGGGAATAATAACTACAATGCAGCTATAGGAAAGGCTAACTATCTCCCATATGGAAAAGATTTTATGGGTGGAAAACCAACCGGAAGGTTCTCCAATGGGAAATCACTACCTGACTTTTTTG TGGAGGGATTAGGAGTGAAGGAGTATCTGCCAGCTTATCTTGACCCTTTCCTACAAGATGATGATCTTCTAACGGGTGTAAGTTTTGCTTCTGGTGGCAGCGGGTATGATCCAGTAACACCAAGATTTTCG TCCGCTATACCACTATCGGATCAATTGAATTTGTTCAAACAATATATTGGAAAGCTTGAGACAAAAGTTGGCGAAGAAGCTGCGATGGATATAATAACCAACAGTGTCTTTTTGGTGGTGGCAAGTACAAACGATCTCATAATAACCTTTCCTTTAAGAGGCATACTCACAGATGCTACTGAATATGACACCATGTTGACAAACTTGACCTTGAGTTTTGTGCag GATCTATACAAACTGGGAGCACGAAAGATAGCTGTGTTTAGCGCACCACCAGTTGGCTGTTTTCCTCTTGAGAGAACATTATTTGGTGGTGTACTTAGAATGTGTGTTGAGAATTTAAATGTAGCAGCACGTTTGTATAATAACATGCTAAAACAACAACTCCCAATTCTTGAAAGTAATCTTCCTCAGTCAAGGGTTGCCTTTGTTGATTTCTACAATCCTTTAATAGACATCATCAATAACCCTCAGAAATACG GTTTGGAAAATACAAATAGAGGCTGTTGTGGAACTGGATTGGTAGAGGTGATATACTTATGTAACAAACTCAGTCGAACATGTCCGGATGACTCTAAATTCCTCTTTTGGGATAGTATCCACCTATCGGAGATCGGATGCAACATCTTTGCTAATCAGAGTCTACCAGGTTTGGTGGGTAGTTTGTTCTAG